A region of Oxyura jamaicensis isolate SHBP4307 breed ruddy duck chromosome 5, BPBGC_Ojam_1.0, whole genome shotgun sequence DNA encodes the following proteins:
- the LOC118167500 gene encoding prostaglandin E2 receptor EP2 subtype-like isoform X2 codes for MNGTGREPCERGEALLAGARPLVSALMFSAGLLGNLLALGLLLRCRRPPRARPPSLFHVLVLALVVTDLLGTCSVSPLVLASYHRNLTLTALARGGHICLYFGFSMSFFGLATMLILFAMALERCLALGRPYFYERFLSPRTGLVALPAIYTFAAAFCSLPLVGFGRYVQYCPGTWCFIQMYLDDGRHAGGAEAAGMHVTFSLLYATLLLLLILSVLLCNLSVISNLARMHRRGQKTRRLATPEQPRAVGGGGRCMFSMAEEIDHLLLLSIMTITFVICSLPFTVCAYMNKFSKGKNYDWDLLALRFLSINPILDPWVFAILRPPVLRVLRSVLCCQLSPASQDAHAPSPAKTKLETRLDPGGQ; via the exons ATGAACGGGACGGGCCGGGAGCCGTGCGAGCGCGGCGAGGCGCTGCTGGCCGGGGCCCGGCCGCTGGTCAGCGCCCTGATGTTCTCCGCGGGgctcctgggcaacctgctggccctggggctgctgctgcgctgccgccggccgccccgcgcccggcctccttccctcttccacGTCCTGGTGCTGGCCCTGGTGGTCACCGACCTGCTGGGCACCTGCTCGGTCAGCCCCTTGGTGCTGGCCTCCTACCACCGCAACCTCACCCTGACCGCCCTGGCGCGGGGAGGGCACATCTGCCTCTACTTCGGCTTCTCCATGAGCTTCTTCGGCCTCGCCACCATGCTCATCCTCTTCGCCATGGCGCTGGAGCGCTGCCTGGCGCTGGGGCGGCCCTACTTCTACGAGCGCTTCCTCAGCCCCCGCACGGGCTTGGTGGCCCTGCCCGCCATCTACACCTTCGCCGCCgccttctgctccctgcccttgGTGGGCTTCGGGCGCTACGTGCAGTACTGCCCCGGCACCTGGTGCTTCATCCAGATGTACCTGGACGACGGCCGGCACGCCGGCGGCGCGGAGGCGGCCGGGATGCACGTCACCTTCTCGCTGCTCTACGCCACCTTGCTCCTGCTCCTCATCCTCTCGGTGCTGCTCTGCAACCTCAGCGTCATCAGCAACCTGGCCCGCATGCACCGCCGGGGGCAGAAGACCCGCCGGCTGGCCACGCCGGAGCAGCCCCGGGCGgtggggggcggcgggcgctgCATGTTCTCCATGGCCGAGGAGATCGaccacctcctgctcctctccatcATGACCATCACCTTCGTCATCTGCTCGCTGCCCTTCACG GTCTGCGCCTACATGAACAAGTTCAGCAAGGGCAAGAACTACGACTGGGACCTCCTGGCGCTGAGGTTCCTCTCCATCAACCCCATCCTCGACCCTTGGGTCTTCGCCATCCTGCGGCCGCCGGTGCTGCGGGTCCTGCGCTcggtgctgtgctgccagctgtcCCCCGCCAGCCAGGACGCGCACGCCCCGTCCCCCGCAAAGACGAAACTGGAGACGAGGCTGGACCCCGGCGGGCAGTAG
- the LOC118167500 gene encoding prostaglandin E2 receptor EP2 subtype-like isoform X1 has protein sequence MNGTGREPCERGEALLAGARPLVSALMFSAGLLGNLLALGLLLRCRRPPRARPPSLFHVLVLALVVTDLLGTCSVSPLVLASYHRNLTLTALARGGHICLYFGFSMSFFGLATMLILFAMALERCLALGRPYFYERFLSPRTGLVALPAIYTFAAAFCSLPLVGFGRYVQYCPGTWCFIQMYLDDGRHAGGAEAAGMHVTFSLLYATLLLLLILSVLLCNLSVISNLARMHRRGQKTRRLATPEQPRAVGGGGRCMFSMAEEIDHLLLLSIMTITFVICSLPFTKEESRGKRKRPQPVAKPGCLGFKREKRQSGNVRELASIPGTRLNILRAAVNGPTRAGRLSRRPGGAQLWMPPSLGSGTPWPGLLRTAGVGKCR, from the exons ATGAACGGGACGGGCCGGGAGCCGTGCGAGCGCGGCGAGGCGCTGCTGGCCGGGGCCCGGCCGCTGGTCAGCGCCCTGATGTTCTCCGCGGGgctcctgggcaacctgctggccctggggctgctgctgcgctgccgccggccgccccgcgcccggcctccttccctcttccacGTCCTGGTGCTGGCCCTGGTGGTCACCGACCTGCTGGGCACCTGCTCGGTCAGCCCCTTGGTGCTGGCCTCCTACCACCGCAACCTCACCCTGACCGCCCTGGCGCGGGGAGGGCACATCTGCCTCTACTTCGGCTTCTCCATGAGCTTCTTCGGCCTCGCCACCATGCTCATCCTCTTCGCCATGGCGCTGGAGCGCTGCCTGGCGCTGGGGCGGCCCTACTTCTACGAGCGCTTCCTCAGCCCCCGCACGGGCTTGGTGGCCCTGCCCGCCATCTACACCTTCGCCGCCgccttctgctccctgcccttgGTGGGCTTCGGGCGCTACGTGCAGTACTGCCCCGGCACCTGGTGCTTCATCCAGATGTACCTGGACGACGGCCGGCACGCCGGCGGCGCGGAGGCGGCCGGGATGCACGTCACCTTCTCGCTGCTCTACGCCACCTTGCTCCTGCTCCTCATCCTCTCGGTGCTGCTCTGCAACCTCAGCGTCATCAGCAACCTGGCCCGCATGCACCGCCGGGGGCAGAAGACCCGCCGGCTGGCCACGCCGGAGCAGCCCCGGGCGgtggggggcggcgggcgctgCATGTTCTCCATGGCCGAGGAGATCGaccacctcctgctcctctccatcATGACCATCACCTTCGTCATCTGCTCGCTGCCCTTCACG AAGGAAGAGTCCCGAGGGAAGAGAAAACGACCGCAGCCTGTAGCCAAGCCAGGCTGTCTGGgttttaagagagagaaaagacaaaGCGGCAATGTCCGGGAGCTCGCGAGCATCCCAGGAACCAGACTCAACATCCTGAGAGCTGCCGTCAATGGGCCCACGCGTGCTGGGCGGCTTTCCCGGCGGCCTGGAGGAGCCCAGCTCTGGATGCCGCCATCATTAGGCAGCGGGACCCCTTGGCCGGGTCTGCTCAGGACAGCCGGGGTGGGAAAGTGCCGCTGA
- the NID2 gene encoding LOW QUALITY PROTEIN: nidogen-2 (The sequence of the model RefSeq protein was modified relative to this genomic sequence to represent the inferred CDS: deleted 1 base in 1 codon) encodes MRAAAVPVLAAVLLAGAAGGLPRTGLLPHGPAHGDLRLRPGDDESSPAVALPRALRLYGRAARRLYVGTNGVISTQDFPGEPQYVDDDFPTDFPVVAPFLADLDTSGGRGDVHYRHDTSPAVLSQAAGYIQAGFPRTAASFVPAGVFVATWEDVGAYQELVPGAEPSAQLNTFQAVIAYDEEDTYAIFLYPEGGLQFLGTRPKESYNVQLELPARVGFSCGDSDDGRREGLFYSVASTEQALRHLERGSNAGVPGVWVFHVGSSGPLEHVEPGVGGVASPGTPQSPAAPTELPARPGWAPTSPRPRHHGQPSIVPAGPPASPGQERSRRLQPDGDTPQSYPANPASYSSGHHGVGVEEDVHFNADVFTYSAGSKETCARHHGRCSPHAFCTDYATGLCCHCQASYYGNGRQCLPEGAVHRLNGKVSGSLAVGRMPVRFQDVDLHAYIVGSDGRAYTAISGVPAPAARALLPLLPLGGLFGWLFALEEPGYENGFSITGAEFTQHLEVTFYPGEEQVHITQTAEGLGPDNYLSLKTHIQGQVPFIPENFTVHVGPYKELYHYSSSAVTSSAHRDYVLTSGASNQTLSYRLRQNITFSGCPHARGRLPPLQRLSVARAFALYDAQEQALRYALAGRIGSAHDDAETPPVNPCHDGTHTCEATARCQPGTGLGYTCECADGYWGDGRGCQDVDECGEGLSQCGPFSVCLNAPGSYRCECRSGYRLAEDGHACVPLALSADPCEDGSHPCAPGDRARCLPRAGGIPACECLPGYAGDGRDCTDVDECAENPCHPAAACYNSPGSFSCQCQPGYEGDGFQCTHAQGGTQRLTPCEHERLYPRVLGHAAQCDERGGYRPLQCHGGTGHCWCVDAAGQEIAGTRTPPGSTPPRCGNPGSSQQLTPCEHERLYPRAVPQGPLPLGDGHVPQCDERGGYRPLQCHGSTGHCWCVDAAGQEIAGTRTPPGSTPPRCGNPEPTERPPSMCERWRQSLLEHYGGSPRGDQYVPQCDAGGHFTPLQCHGDSGYCWCVDESGREIQGTRSEPGSPPPCLPSVAPPSVRPSQRPDVSPPGTGTFLLYAQGQQIGYLPLNGTRLQKEEAKTLLSLHGSIMVGIDYDCRERTVYWTDVAGRTISRASLEPGAEPETVINSGLLSPEGLAVDHLRRAMFWTDSGLDKIERARLDGSERQVLFDTELVNPRAIAVDPVRGNLYWTDWNREAPKIETATVNGANRRVLVNKDIGLPNGLTFDPFSKLLCWADAGTKKLECTFPDGAGRRVIQNNLNYPFSIISYADHFYHTDWRRDGVIAVHKETGSFTDEYLPEHRSHLYGITAVYPYCPGARK; translated from the exons ATGCGGGCGGCGGCGGTGCCGGTGCTGGCGGCCGTGCTGCtggccggggctgccggggggctgccccgCACGGGGCTCCTGCCCCACGGGCCGGCCCACGGAGATCTCCGGCTGAGGCCCGGCGACGATGAGAGCTCCCCCGCCGTGGCCCTGCCCCGGGCTCTGCGCCTCTAcggccgcgccgcccgccgcctctAC GTGGGGACCAACGGGGTCATCTCCACCCAGGATTTCCCCGGGGAGCCCCAGTACGTGGACGACGATTTCCCCACCGACTTCCCCGTCGTCGCTCCCTTCCTGGCCGACCTCGACACCTCCGGCGGCAGGGGGGACGTCCACTACCGCCACGACACCTCCCCGGCCGTGCTCAGCCAGGCTGCGGGCTACATCCAGGCAGGGTTTCCCCGCACCGCCGCCTCCTTCGTGCCCGCCGGCGTCTTCGTGGCCACCTGGGAGGACGTGGGCGCCTACCAGGAGCTGGTGCCGGGCGCCGAGCCCTCCGCGCAG CTCAACACCTTCCAGGCGGTCATAGCCTACGACGAGGAGGACACCTACGCCATCTTCCTCTACCCCGAGGGCGGCCTCCAGTTCCTGGGGACGCGGCCCAAGGAGTCCTACAATGTCCAGCTGGAGCTGCCGGCCAGGGTGGGCTTCAGCTGCGGGGACAGCGACGACGGGAGGAGAGAAGGGCTCTTCTACAGCGTGGCCAGCACCGAGCAGGCGCTGAGGCACCTCGAGCG GGGGAGCAACGCGGGCGTGCCCGGCGTGTGGGTCTTCCACGTGGGCAGCTCAGGACCCCTGGAGCACGTGGAGCCGGGGGTTGGCGGGGTGGCCAGCCCCGGCACACCGCAGAGCCCCGCGGCGCCCACGGAGCTGCCAGCACGCCCCGGCTGGGCGCCCACGTCGCCGCGTCCCCGCCACCACGGCCAGCCGAGCATCgtccccgcggggccgcccgcGTCCCCGGGGCAGGAGCGGAGCCGCCGGCTGCAGCCCGACGGGGACACCCCGCAGAGCTACCCCGCAAACCCCGCATCCTACAGCTCCGGGCACCACGGCGTGGGCGTGGAGGAGGATGTGCATTTTAACGCCGACG TGTTCACCTACAGCGCGGGCAGCAAGGAGACGTGCGCCCGGCACCACGGGCGCTGCTCCCCGCACGCCTTCTGCACCGACTACGCCACCGGcctctgctgccactgccagGCCTCCTACTACGGCAACGGGCGGCAGTGCCTGCCCGAAG GGGCCGTGCATCGCCTGAACGGGAAGGTGAGCGGCAGCCTGGCGGTGGGGAGGATGCCCGTCCGCTTCCAGGACGTCGACCTGCACGCCTACATCGTGGGCAGCGACGGGAGAGCCTACACGGCCATCAGCGGGGTGCCCGCGCCCGCTGCTCgtgccctcctgcccctcctgcccctcggAGGGCTCTTCGGGTGGCTCTTTGCTCTCGAGGAGCCCGGTTACGAGAACGGCTTCAGCATCACCG gtGCTGAATTCACCCAGCACCTGGAGGTGACCTTCTACCCCGGGGAGGAGCAGGTCCACATCACCCAGACGGCCGAAGGCTTGGGGCCAGACAACTACTTGAGCCTGAAGACCCACATTCAGGGCCAGGTGCCTTTCATCCCGGAGAACTTCACAGTCCACGTCGGCCCCTACAAGGAGCTGTACCACTACTCCAGCTCAG CCGTGACGTCCTCGGCCCACCGGGACTACGTCCTCACCTCGGGGGCCTCCAACCAGACCCTGTCGTACCGCCTGCGCCAGAACATCACCTTCTCGGGCTGCCCGCACGCTCGCGGCCGCCTGCCCCCGCTCCAGCGGCTGAGCGTGGCGCGCGCCTTCGCCCTCTACGACGCCCAGGAGCAAGCCCTGCGCTACGCCCTCGCCGGCCGCATCGGCTCGGCCCACG ACGATGCCGAGACGCCCCCGGTGAACCCGTGCCACGACGGCACGCACACGTGCGAGGCGACGGCGCGCTGCCAGcccggcacggggctggggtACACGTGCGAGTGTGCGGACGGCTACTGGGGAGACGGACGGGGCTGCCaag ACGTGGACGAGTGCGGGGAGGGCCTGAGCCAGTGCGGCCCCTTCTCCGTCTGCCTGAACGCGCCGGGCAGCTACCGCTGCGAGTGCCGCAGCGGGTACCGGCTGGCGGAGGACGGGCACGCCTGTGTGC CACTGGCGCTGTCGGCCGATCCCTGCGAGGACGGGAGCCACCCCTGTGCGCCAGGGGACCGGGCGCGCTGCCTGCCCCGCGCCGGGGGCATCCCTGCCTGCGAGTGCCTGCCCGGCTACGCCGGAGACGGCCGCGACTGCACCG ACGTGGATGAGTGTGCCGAAAACCCGTGTCACCCCGCCGCCGCCTGCTACAACTCCCCGGGCTCCTTCTCCTGCCAGTGCCAGCCCGGTTACGAGGGCGACGGCTTCCAGTGCACGCACG CGCAAGGCGGCACGCAGCGGCTGACGCCGTGCGAGCACGAGCGGCTGTACCCGCGGGTGCTGGGCCACGCGGCGCAGTGCGACGAGCGGGGAGGGTACCGGCCCCTGCAGTGCCACGGCGGCACCGGGCACTGCTGGTGCGTGGACGCCGCGGGGCAGGAGATCGCCGGCACGAGGACGCCGCCGGGCAGCACGCCGCCGCGCTGCGGGAACCCAG GGTCCTCCCAGCAGCTGACGCCGTGCGAACACGAGCGGCTGTACCCGCGGGCAGTGCCGCAGGGCCCCTTGCCCTTGGGCGACGGGCACGTGCCGCAGTGCGACGAGCGGGGAGGGTACCGGCCCCTGCAGTGCCACGGCAGCACCGGGCACTGCTGGTGCGTGGACGCCGCGGGGCAGGAGATCGCCGGCACGAGGACGCCGCCGGGCAGCACGCCGCCGCGCTGCGGGAACCCAG AGCCCACGGAGCGGCCCCCGAGCATGTGCGAGCGCTGGCGGCAGAGCCTGCTGGAGCACTACGGCGGCAGCCCCCGCGGTGACCAGTACGTGCCGCAGTGCGACGCG GGGGGCCACTTCACCCCGCTGCAGTGCCACGGGGACAGCGGGTACTGCTGGTGCGTGGACGAGAGCGGCAGAGAGATCCAGGGCACGCGCTCGgagcccggcagccccccgccaT GTCTCCCCAGCGTCGCGCCGCCCAGCGTCCGGCCCTCGCAGCGGCCCGACGTGTCGCCGCCAGGCACGGGGACCTTCCTGCTCTACGCCCAGGGGCAGCAGATCGGCTACCTGCCGCTCAACGGCACGCGGCTGCAGAAGGAGGAGGCGAAgaccctgctctccctgcat GGCTCCATCATGGTGGGGATCGACTACGACTGCCGGGAGAGGACGGTCTACTGGACCGACGTGGCCGGCCGCACCATAAGCCGGGCCAGCCTGGAGCCCGGCGCCGAGCCGGAGACCGTCATCAACTCAG GGCTCCTCAGCCCCGAGGGGCTGGCTGTGGACCACCTGCGCAGAGCCATGTTCTGGACCGACAGCGGCCTCGATAAGATCGAGCGAGCCCGGCTGGACGGCTCCGAGCGCCAGGTGCTCTTCGACACGGAGCTCGTCAACCCCCGGGCCATCGCCGTGGACCCCGTCCGAGG GAACCTTTACTGGACCGACTGGAATCGGGAAGCACCCAAAATCGAAACGGCCACCGTCAACGGGGCCAACAGGAGGGTGCTGGTGAACAAGGACATCGGCTTGCCCAACGGCCTGACGTTCGACCCCTTCTCCAAGCTGCTCTGTTGGGCAGACGCAG GCACGAAGAAGCTGGAGTGCACGTTCCCCGACGGGGCGGGCAGGCGCGTCATCCAGAACAACCTCAACTACCCCTTCAGCATCATCAGTTACGCCGACCACTTCTACCACACCGACTGGAGACG GGACGGCGTGATAGCTGTCCACAAGGAAACTGGCTCCTTTACCGATGAGTACCTTCCAGAGCACCGATCGCATCTCTACGGAATTACTGCCGTGTATCCCTACTGCCCTGGAG CGAGGAAATAA